The Zygosaccharomyces rouxii strain CBS732 chromosome G complete sequence genome contains a region encoding:
- the RPL7A gene encoding 60S ribosomal protein uL30 (highly similar to uniprot|P05737 Saccharomyces cerevisiae YGL076C RPL7A and to uniprot|Q12213 Saccharomyces cerevisiae YPL198W RPL7B Proteins component of the large (60S) ribosomal subunit) — MVAEKVLAPETHLKKTAAQQKSAEQIAAERKAHKAANQEKRQVILQRNTQYQKEYEAAERAVIDAKREAKVNGTFYVEGQPKLVFVVRIKGINHMAPKQRKVLQLMRLNQINNGVFVKVTKATTELLKLIEPYIAYGYPSYSTIRQLVYKRGFGKINKQRIALSDNQIVEEHLGKYGILSIDDLIHEIYTVGPHFKQANNFLWPFKLSNPNGGWGVPRKFKHFIQGGALGNREQFINKLVKSMN; from the exons ATGGTCGCTGA AAAGGTCTTGGCTCCAGAAACCCATCTGAAGAAAACCGCTGCTCAACAGAAGTCTGCTGAGCAGATTGCTGCCGAAAGAAAGGCTCACAAGGCT GCTAACCAGGAAAAGAGACAAGTTATCTTGCAAAGAAACACTCAATACCAAAAGGAGTACGAAGCTGCTGAAAGAGCTGTCATTGATGCTAAGCGTGAAGCCAAGGTCAACGGTACTTTCTACGTTGAAGGTCAACCAAAATTGGTCTTCGTCGTCAGAATCAAGGGTATCAACCACATGGCTCCAAAGCAAAGAAAGGTTTTGCAATTGATGAGATTGAACCAAATCAACAACGGTGTTTTCGTTAAGGTTACCAAGGCCACCACCGAACTTTTGAAGTTGATTGAACCTTACATTGCTTACGGTTACCCATCCTACTCTACCATCAGACAATTGGTCTACAAGAGAGGTTTCGGTAAGATCAACAAGCAAAGAATTGCTTTGTCTGACAACCAAATTGTCGAAGAACATTTGGGTAAGTACGGTATCTTGTCCATCGATGACTTGATCCACGAAATCTACACTGTCGGTCCTCACTTCAAGCAAGCTAACAACTTCTTGTGGCCATTCAAGTTGTCCAACCCTAACGGTGGCTGGGGTGTCCCAAGAAAATTCAAGCACTTCATCCAAGGTGGTGCTTTGGGTAACCGTGAACAGttcatcaacaaattgGTTAAGTCCATGAACTAA
- a CDS encoding Smr domain-containing protein (similar to uniprot|Q08954 Saccharomyces cerevisiae YPL199C Hypothetical ORF) — translation MNHSVAVGRGPMLTHSPQDYNHATDSEYQRLRDLAEQAYERKHKLSHESQVAYKSGQKAKAHELSEKSKQEVAKAEDYNLQAAEYVFRQNNADSASDEIDLHGLYVKEAQWILKKRIYATIQQGDPQIRVIVGKGLHSPHGIAKLKPAVEELCDEARLKNYIDPHNAGVLIIELKGSQVPQSWNAPDPGLSVSKPQQAHTMGYQPPQGPQYQQQQQPHMAPPQQQQQQQQGGDGNLLVQMLSLLCVCISKSL, via the coding sequence ATGAATCATTCGGTCGCCGTTGGAAGAGGGCCCATGCTAACGCATAGTCCCCAGGATTACAACCATGCTACAGATAGTGAATATCAGAGACTAAGAGATCTTGCGGAGCAGGCTTACGAACGTAAACATAAGCTTTCTCATGAATCTCAGGTTGCTTATAAGAGTGGACAAAAAGCTAAGGCGCACGAATTGAGTGAGAAATCAAAGCAGGAAGTTGCTAAAGCTGAAGATTACAATTTACAAGCTGCGGAATACGTATTTAGACAAAATAATGCAGATTCTGCTAGcgatgaaattgatcttcaTGGATTATACGTTAAGGAGGCACAGTGgatcttgaaaaaaagaatttatGCAACGATTCAACAAGGTGATCCGCAAATTCGAGTCATTGTTGGTAAAGGCTTACATTCACCTCACGGAATTGCTAAATTAAAACCTGCAGTAGAAGAGCTTTGTGATGAAGCtagattaaagaattatATTGATCCTCACAATGCTGGTGTTTTGATAATTGAATTAAAAGGTTCACAGGTACCACAATCTTGGAATGCACCTGATCCTGGTTTATCTGTAAGCAAACCCCAACAAGCACATACTATGGGTTACCAACCTCCACAGGGACCACAATAccaacagcaacagcaaccACATATGGCTCCACcacagcagcaacaacagcaacaacaggGAGGCGATGGGAATTTGCTGGTTCAAATGCTCTCACTCCTATGTGTTTGTATTTCCAAGAGCTTATAG
- the MPS2 gene encoding Mps2p (weakly similar to uniprot|P53159 Saccharomyces cerevisiae YGL075C MPS2 Essential membrane protein localized at the nuclear envelope and spindle pole body (SPB) required for insertion of the newly duplicated SPB into the nuclear envelope potentially phosphorylated by Cdc28p): protein MDFDKSSSSLVLDLAWNQVDKKNQDFIYAKDFPALIMSIEEILSRGQQTPLAFLSNTGKSVIDTFAREKEFFKIYRDEFKEIFHGLVGKTFKDTIEGTNVSRSVLDEQGQEPDVSTTPTRQQRSSPRKVNRLLKNLETRVASMKDELKFKDEILAEKDRELIQLTRKLSDYKDKYEFVQRQFSFYKDHGESPRRNSSESEQLNLEQNASTKHEFIISELKRKLQEQTLAISNLKEQLQRGEGAGVLYTNYSKRYNPLHNDGPMVLVLATLVFLTIILLIGSMIWVTGGKDDSNSFSQYSWWENNSLLSRIGWFFRDWSDTGVDYVNFEPSSDAYERIMGIRRI from the coding sequence ATGGATTTCGACAAATCTAGCTCTTCTCTTGTGCTAGACCTTGCATGGAATCAAGTCGATAAAAAGAATCAGGATTTTATTTATGCCAAGGACTTCCCGGCGCTTATTATGagtattgaagaaatactTAGCAGAGGTCAACAAACACCTTTAGCGTTTTTATCAAATACTGGTAAAAGTGTTATCGATACATTTGCTAGGGAAaaggaatttttcaagatttatagagatgaatttaagGAAATTTTCCATGGCCTAGTTGGTAAAACATTCAAAGATACTATTGAAGGTACAAACGTATCGAGATCAGTGTTAGATGAACAGGGACAAGAACCTGATGTATCTACAACACCAACGAGACAGCAAAGGAGTAGTCCTCGTAAAGTTAATCGATTACTTAAGAATTTGGAGACGAGAGTTGCATCTATGAAGGACGAATTAAAATTTAAGGATGAGATATTAGCTGAAAAAGATCGTGAATTAATCCAGTTGACTAGAAAATTGAGTGACTATAAGGACAAGTACGAGTTTGTTCAAAGGCAATTCAGCTTTTACAAAGATCATGGCGAGTcaccaagaagaaattcatcagaatctgaaCAACTCAATTTGGAACAGAACGCATCGACAAAACACGAATTTATCATTAGTGAATTAAAGAGAAAGTTACAAGAACAAACTTTGGCtatttcaaatctaaaGGAACAATTACAACGTGGTGAGGGTGCTGGCGTTCTCTATACGAATTATTCTAAAAGATATAACCCATTACACAATGATGGTCCGATGGTATTAGTATTAGCCACACTAGTATTTTTAACAATTATTTTACTGATAGGTTCGATGATATGGGTTACGGGTGGCAAAGATGATTCTAATTCGTTCTCTCAATATTCCTGGTGGGAAAACAACAGTCTTCTAAGCCGAATTGGTTGGTTTTTCCGTGACTGGTCAGATACTGGTGTGGATTATGTGAATTTTGAACCATCATCCGATGCTTACGAAAGAATTATGGGTATTAGACGTAtttaa
- the HSF1 gene encoding stress-responsive transcription factor HSF1 (similar to uniprot|P10961 Saccharomyces cerevisiae YGL073W HSF1 Trimeric heat shock transcription factor activates multiple genes in response to hyperthermia recognizes variable heat shock elements), with product MDRGSNKDSDVSPFNDDEIEQILHPNNLFTDDLRQLDKDSNSGAIEDIINPSLDQNAANNSHNNNEAIENAIQRVSPVRMNNQLLPTRMFRPPVTAAQASTPKPTTHKKRHLFVNKVWSMLNDESNGNLIRWAEDGKSFVVVNREEFVHQVLPKYFKHSNFASFVRQLNMYGWHKVQDVKSGSIQNSSDDKWQFENEFFIRGREDLLQHIVRQRPANQARLSGPTDPGSGTANGNGEMHLSEYHLGDNVNFAALLNELEQIKYSQLAISKDLLRINKDNELLWKENMLARERHRTQQQALEKILRFLASLVPHMDQKMIAENIFQDVHNGNGNQTDMPGSSASAAAAAGVPSSANLGVPSPGINGPFAPYDNEFQDFPNFNDGILPLDNRYLLRNGSPNDSNSNYNSNLNHYDSNDVSTGRISEIPFDEEEEPSRSVGSNRSSFLSHLQSNMEEQDARIQQLEDMVTSQANPNSSPNQNQNSSLPPQASTTSGLTPLLQPEDNLMSLQENSPGVVVQDLSSHTNTNNNSTSSSTTRPQDADPAYSSAGKRVAHDDDHEDSLIEEIDTKKPRH from the coding sequence ATGGACCGTGGTTCTAATAAAGACAGTGACGTGTCACCgtttaatgatgatgaaattgaacagATTTTACATCCCAACAACCTTTTCACCGACGATTTACGTCAATTGGATAAGGATAGCAATTCTGGAGccattgaagatatcaTCAATCCATCATTAGATCAGAATGCAGCTAATAATAGTCATAATAACAATGaagcaattgaaaatgcAATACAGCGGGTCTCACCGGTACGTATGAATAACCAATTGTTACCAACGAGAATGTTTAGACCACCGGTAACTGCAGCACAGGCATCAACGCCTAAACCTACAACTCATAAGAAAAGACATTTATTTGTTAATAAAGTATGGAGTATGTTGAACGATGAGTCTAATGGAAATCTAATTAGGTGGGCAGAGGATGGTAAATCGTTTGTTGTCGTTAATCGAGAAGAATTTGTACACCAGGTTTTACCGAAATATTTCAAGCATTCGAATTTTGCATCCTTTGTGAGACAGCTTAACATGTATGGCTGGCACAAAGTACAAGACGTGAAGAGTGGATCGATTCAAAATAGTAGCGATGATAAATggcaatttgaaaatgagTTTTTCATTAGAGGTAGAGAAGATCTTTTACAACACATTGTAAGGCAAAGACCAGCAAATCAAGCACGTCTAAGCGGTCCTACTGATCCTGGTAGTGGTACTGcaaatggtaatggtgaaatGCATCTAAGTGAATACCATTTAGGCGACAATGTTAATTTTGCTGCACTTCTTAATGAATTAGAACAGATAAAATACAGTCAGTTGGCGATAAGCAAAGATTTGCTGAGAATCAACAAGGATAACGAGTTACTATGGAAGGAAAATATGCTTGCGCGTGAAAGACACCGAACTCAACAACAGGCTCTTGAGAAAATTCTAAGGTTTTTAGCGTCCTTGGTACCGCACATGGACCAAAAGATGATTGCAGAAAACATCTTCCAAGATGTTCacaatggtaatggtaatcaAACGGATATGCCGGGCTCGTCAGCCTCTGCGGCTGCCGCTGCTGGAGTTCCTTCAAGCGCGAATCTTGGAGTTCCATCACCTGGCATCAATGGACCATTTGCACCTTATGATAATgaattccaagatttcCCAAATTTCAACGACGGTATATTACCACTGGACAATCGATACTTGTTAAGGAACGGATCTCCAAACGATAGTAATAGCAATTATAATAGCAATTTGAACCACTACGATTCAAATGACGTTAGTACTGGACGTATATCGGAAATTCCgtttgatgaagaagaagaacccTCGAGAAGCGTAGGTAGCAATAGATCTTCATTCTTATCGCATTTACAATCAAATAtggaagaacaagatgCAAGAATACAACAGCTGGAGGATATGGTAACCTCACAAGCAAATCCGAATTCAAGtccaaatcaaaatcaaaactCAAGTCTTCCACCTCAGGCGTCTACTACTAGCGGACTTACGCCATTACTACAGCCGGAGGATAATCTGATGTCACTACAGGAAAATAGTCCAGGTGTCGTCGTACAAGATTTATCCTCGCAtactaatactaataaCAACAGTACGAGTAGTAGCACTACGAGGCCCCAAGACGCCGACCCCGCATACTCTTCGGCTGGAAAACGTGTGGCacatgatgatgatcatGAGGACTCACTGATCGAAGAGATTGACACTAAGAAACCCAGACATTAG
- the YIG1 gene encoding Yig1p (no similarity), with the protein MGIPMDLYRQSCKRRYLDCPQIVKDRLWNDMRRSTNTAHSLSSYPLGWKMCFRRRIHVNAPQFFYSCNELCWIGVNGTRLTIYHGESRGDLELPDAQVRCVGCHQLDDSTIYVYVGTSRGVFRGILNGDSFTCPIWKVIPMGGCLALDASDAPSHLVALMENDGVVISCSEGVFRLKEPVINNGNESYPAVDVSRNQLAISTWQERFDTNKNFDATPLLFPDESVLHVKCMNDSGILLHTNQRLVVIQPNQLQPITTNGCTCFHYDGHHIYTVEQHLYGTCFTIYEMDGIEDKWCQVGYYDIRATFGISKVLGMNVSGSTVELLSERNQLYRFEIQYT; encoded by the coding sequence ATGGGTATTCCAATGGATTTATACAGGCAATCCTGTAAAAGGAGGTATTTGGACTGTCCACAAATAGTCAAAGACAGACTATGGAATGATATGCGTCGCTCAACCAATACGGCTCACTCACTGTCCTCGTATCCATTGGGTTGGAAGATGTGTTTCAGAAGACGCATTCACGTGAACGCACCACAGTTTTTCTATAGCTGCAATGAGTTATGTTGGATCGGAGTCAATGGGACACGGTTGACGATCTACCATGGTGAAAGCAGGGGAGACCTAGAACTACCAGATGCGCAGGTCAGATGCGTTGGTTGCCATCAATTAGATGACAGTACGATATACGTTTATGTGGGGACCAGTAGGGGTGTTTTCAGAGGTATTTTAAATGGAGATTCATTCACCTGTCCAATCTGGAAAGTGATACCAATGGGTGGATGTTTAGCATTAGATGCTTCAGATGCTCCTTCTCACCTTGTTGCGCTTATGGAAAATGATGGTGTTGTAATTTCATGTTCTGAAGGTGTATTTAGATTAAAGGAACCTGTCATCAACAACGGAAACGAATCGTACCCAGCCGTAGATGTTTCAAGAAATCAACTGGCAATATCTACATGGCAAGAGAGATTTGATACCAATAAGAATTTCGACGCTACTCCTTTACTCTTCCCAGATGAAAGTGTGTTGCATGTCAAGTGTATGAATGACAGTGGCATTCTCCTGCATACAAATCAAAGGCTAGTTGTTATTCAGCCTAATCAATTACAGCCGATTACCACCAATGGATGTACATGTTTTCACTATGACGGTCACCATATCTACACAGTCGAGCAGCACTTGTACGGCACATGTTTTACGATCTACGAAATGGACGGTATCGAGGATAAATGGTGTCAAGTTGGATACTATGATATCAGAGCTACGTTTGGCATATCAAAAGTACTAGGTATGAACGTTTCTGGGAGTACAGTAGAACTGTTAAGTGAACGCAATCAGCTATACAGGTTTGAAATCCAGTACACGTGA
- the AFT1 gene encoding DNA-binding transcription factor AFT1 (similar to uniprot|P22149 Saccharomyces cerevisiae YGL071W RCS1 Transcription factor involved in iron utilization and homeostasis binds the consensus site PyPuCACCCPu and activates the expression of target genes in response to changes in iron availability), whose amino-acid sequence MDSISTSSGLVPDSMTESAESHSRQTNDGSLAIQANELPKALAEDQNKFIHLDPVPDFRDKAEIKPWLQKIFYPQGIEIVIERSDNIKVIFKCKAAKRGKNTKPRRNEVTTTSSMSASSSSVTSPNTGLSSAAGKKKRSVSRFNTCPFRIRATFSLKRRKWNIVVVNNSHSHELKFDPDSDEYRKFKEKLREDNDWDAVKQFDELEYKSRSNLPIESSLIPCECGLTSEIESFSIVLPSTKPAQNNNSTDSPSTNITNRNSVSSIGSGIGSNSSGMAPVISKPRSKKWQQQQQQRHREKLMRNPSTEHLFTQSQLQLQLQQLQQGCPVEFLDPSIFTDSFASSPASSTMATQPPQQQQQQQQQQQQQHSLQLTDPLTEFNEIDFTDIFKPHSIHLQDVHSNTQQDHGSDLLQPSQSSPPQFLDTNHETASRRDEFPPLLFSPLDAAANELMTPTDDMSVSPSHTSNSQNNSSQRWPTGISIHDQHQHQHQHQPILRQYFNDDEILAPARLASLWPQQQETSSSSPLRRVVNAVDSQSPCNENDYAVDDLLWKMNFENA is encoded by the coding sequence ATGGATAGTATTAGTACCAGCTCTGGTTTAGTCCCCGATTCAATGACGGAGTCGGCGGAAAGTCATAGTAGACAGACCAACGATGGAAGTTTAGCGATACAAGCCAATGAATTACCAAAGGCATTAGCAGAAGATCAAAACAAATTTATTCATTTAGATCCGGTACCTGATTTTAGAGACAAGGCAGAAATTAAACCATGGTTACAGAAAATCTTTTACCCACAGGGGATAGAAATTGTGATTGAAAGATCAGATAATATTAAAGtcattttcaaatgtaAAGCCGCGAAAAGAGGTAAAAATACGAAGCCCAGGCGAAATGAAGTCACAACTACAAGTTCAATGAGTGCAAGCTCTTCAAGTGTTACTAGTCCAAATACAGGATTAAGTTCAGCAGCaggtaaaaagaaaagatcagTATCGAGATTCAATACATGTCCATTTAGAATACGTGCAACTTTTTCATTAAAGAGAAGGAAATGGAACATAGTTGTTGTAAACAATTCACACTCTCACGAACTAAAATTCGATCCTGATAGTGATGAATATCGTAAATTTAAGGAAAAACTTAGGGAGGACAACGATTGGGATGCTGTAAAGCAATTTGATGAACTAGAATATAAATCAAGATCTAATTTACCGATTGAATCTTCATTGATACCGTGTGAATGTGGTCTTACCagtgaaattgaaagttttAGTATCGTTTTACCAAGTACAAAGCCAGCtcaaaataataatagtactGATAGCCCTAGTACTAATATTACTAATAGAAATAGCGTTTCGAGCATTGGCAGTGGAATTGGGAGTAATAGTAGCGGAATGGCACCTGTAATTAGTAAACCAAGAAGTAAAAAGtggcagcagcagcaacaacaaagGCATAGAGAAAAGTTGATGAGAAATCCTTCCACTGAGCATCTTTTCACACAATCACAattacaattacaattacAGCAGTTACAACAGGGTTGTCCAGTTGAATTTTTGGACCCTTCAATATTTACGGATTCATTTGCATCTTCGCCAGCATCTTCAACGATGGCAACTCAACCgccacaacaacaacaacagcaacagcaacagcaacagcagcaacatTCACTCCAATTGACTGATCCTCTTACTGAATTTAACGAGATTGATTTTACGGATATTTTCAAACCACATTCAATTCACTTACAAGATGTACATTCAAACACTCAACAAGATCATGGATCGGATCTTTTGCAACCATCACAATCAAGTCCTCCACAATTTTTAGATACCAATCATGAAACGGCTAGTagaagagatgaatttcCACCACTTTTATTTTCACCGCTTGATGCGGCTGCAAACGAGCTTATGACCCCAACAGATGATATGTCCGTATCACCATCACATACATCAAATTCACAAAATAATAGTAGTCAGCGATGGCCAACTGGCATTTCTATTCATGATcaacaccaacaccaacaccaacaccaacCAATTTTACGACAGTACTTCAACGATGATGAGATTTTAGCGCCAGCAAGGCTTGCCTCGTTATGGCCACAGCAACAAGAAACGTCTTCATCAAGTCCACTGCGTAGGGTGGTTAATGCTGTCGATTCTCAATCGCCTTGTAATGAAAATGACTACGCAGTTGACGACCTTCtgtggaagatgaatttcGAAAACGCATAA
- the RPB9 gene encoding DNA-directed RNA polymerase II core subunit RPB9 (highly similar to uniprot|P27999 Saccharomyces cerevisiae YGL070C RPB9 RNA polymerase II subunit B12.6 contacts DNA mutations affect transcription start site), giving the protein MTTFRFCRDCNNMLYPREDNENQRLLFECRTCSYVEEAGNPLVYRHELITNIGETAGVVQDIGSDPTLPRSDRECPKCHSRENVFFQSQQRRKDTSMVLFFVCLVCSHIFTSDQKNKRREFL; this is encoded by the coding sequence ATGACTACGTTTAGATTTTGTAGAGATTGTAACAATATGTTGTACCCAAGGGAAGATAATGAGAATCAAAGGCTACTTTTCGAATGTCGAACATGTTCATATGTGGAAGAAGCAGGCAATCCACTTGTGTATAGACACGAATTGATAACGAATATTGGTGAAACAGCTGGTGTTGTACAAGATATTGGTTCTGATCCCACACTGCCGAGATCTGACCGTGAATGTCCCAAATGCCACTCGAGGGAGAACGTCTTCTTCCAATCACAACAAAGACGTAAGGATACATCGATGGTTTTATTCTTTGTATGCTTGGTATGTTCTCACATCTTCACTAGTGaccaaaagaacaaaagaaggGAGTTTTTATGA
- the MNP1 gene encoding mitochondrial 54S ribosomal protein bL12m (similar to uniprot|P53163 Saccharomyces cerevisiae YGL068W MNP1 Protein associated with the mitochondrial nucleoid) — protein sequence MLRIITKRSPIVASRCGRLTTTPFLQQLNCRYQSTEASESKPSEPVDPKISNIVNEISKLTLLETSVLINELKTQLNIPDIALPAAGAVAAPAGGAASGAAEEEAQEEKPEEKTIFALKLESFDAKAKPKIIKEIKTMLGLSLVEAKKFAEAAPKVLKDNVAKDDAEKIKSSLEALGAKVSLE from the coding sequence ATGCTTCGTATTATTACCAAGAGATCGCCAATCGTTGCCTCCAGATGTGGTAGGTTGACTACAACACCTTTCCTACAACAGCTGAACTGTCGTTACCAATCTACTGAAGCAAGCGAATCGAAACCATCAGAACCTGTAGATCCAAAAATCTCTAACATCGTTAATGAAATCTCCAAATTGACTCTACTAGAAACTTCTgttttgatcaatgaattAAAGACACAATTAAATATTCCTGATATTGCATTACCTGCTGCCGGTGCTGTGGCTGCACcagctggtggtgctgctAGTGGTgctgctgaagaagaagcacAAGAGGAGAAACCAGAGGAGAAGACGATCTTTGCCCtaaaattggaatcattCGACGCAAAGGCCAAACCAAAGATCattaaagaaatcaagACTATGCTAGGTTTATCATTAGTGGAAGCCAAGAAATTTGCTGAAGCCGCTCCAAAGGTTCTTAAAGATAATGTGGCAAAGGATgatgctgaaaagattaagtCATCTCTAGAAGCATTAGGTGCTAAAGTTTCTCTTGAATAA
- the TPK2 gene encoding cAMP-dependent protein kinase catalytic subunit TPK2 (highly similar to uniprot|P06245 Saccharomyces cerevisiae YPL203W TPK2 Involved in nutrient control of cell growth and division cAMP-dependent protein kinase catalytic subunit), which translates to MEYYEQYPHHHHHHHHFRQPEQAVPASASSHHKSLLPQRSGISKGKYSLKDFQIMRTLGTGSFGRVHLVRSVHNGRYYAMKVLKKQQVVKMKQIEHTNDERHMLKLVEHPFIIRMWGTFQDAKNLFMVIDYIEGGELFSLLRKSHRFPNPVAKFYAAEVTLALDYLHSHNIIYRDLKPENLLLDRNGHIKITDFGFAKEVVTVTWTLCGTPDYIAPEVITTKPYNKSVDWWSLGVLIFEMLAGYTPFYDATAMKTYEKILQGKVNYPPFFHPDVVDLLSKLIMADLTRRLGNLQSGSQDIKSHPWFGEVIWEKLLAKDIETPYEPPVVPGVGDTSLFEMYPEEHLDYGATGDDPYGQYFVGF; encoded by the coding sequence ATGGAATATTACGAACAATATCCacatcatcaccatcaccatcaccatttCCGACAGCCGGAGCAAGCTGTGCCGGCTTCTGCATCTTCTCATCATAAATCTTTGCTTCCCCAGAGATCAGGAATCTCTAAAGGGAAGTATTCGCTAAAAGATTTCCAAATCATGAGAACTTTAGGTACAGGATCCTTTGGACGTGTTCATTTGGTAAGATCAGTTCACAATGGTAGGTACTATGCAATGAAAGTCTTGAAAAAACAGCAAGTTGTTAAGATGAAACAAATTGAACATACGAACGATGAAAGACATATGCTAAAATTAGTCGAGCATCCCTTCATCATTCGTATGTGGGGGACGTTCCAGGATGCTAAAAACCTTTTCATGGTAATAGACTACATCGAAGGTGGTGAATTATTTTCACTACTTCGTAAATCTCATAGGTTCCCCAATCCTGTTGCTAAATTTTATGCAGCCGAGGTAACTTTGGCTTTAGATTACTTGCATTCTCACAATATTATTTATCGTGATTTGAAGCCTGAAAATCTCTTGTTGGATAGAAATGGTCACATAAAAATTACAGATTTTGGATTTGCCAAGGAAGTTGTTACGGTAACATGGACCCTGTGTGGTACACCTGATTATATTGCACCTGAAGTTATTACGACAAAACCATATAATAAATCTGTTGATTGGTGGTCATTAGGGGTTCtaatctttgaaatgttGGCAGGATATACACCTTTTTATGATGCAACGGCTATGAAGACTTACGAAAAAATTCTACAAGGTAAGGTTAATTATCCACCATTCTTCCATCCTGATGTTGTTGATCTTTTGAGTAAATTGATCATGGCGGATTTAACTAGAAGATTGGGTAATTTACAAAGTGGATCACAGGATATTAAATCACATCCATGGTTTGGTGAAGTTATTTGGGAAAAATTATTGGCAAAGGATATCGAGACTCCATATGAGCCTCCTGTTGTACCCGGCGTTGGTGATACTTCTTTGTTTGAGATGTACCCCGAAGAACATTTAGACTACGGAGCTACCGGTGACGACCCATACGGTCAATATTTCGTCGGATTTTAG